A genomic window from Cytobacillus suaedae includes:
- a CDS encoding NERD domain-containing protein: MLVKSRSESLELVAMRYLASRVDLTEQEKYQHVNLEKGYEGEVKFDQLAESLLEERYVINDLLLEVNNSYFQIDTLLISQTVIHLLDIKNYQGDYYIEGDKLYSVTTRRECKNPIDQFKRSATLFRQLLQKLEMNYHVEATVIFINPEFTLYQAPLELPIVFPTQVNRFLKDLNNTPSKLNNKHQQLSQKLLSLHQINNPHSKFPRYTYEQLRKGAFCNSCRSLLLSKTQQYFLCTKCGSHEKIEQAILRNIEEFKVLFPERLITTQNIHDWCEVDLNKKTICRILKKHYTPYGVSKDTYYK, from the coding sequence ATGTTAGTTAAGAGTCGTTCTGAATCATTAGAATTAGTGGCTATGCGTTATTTAGCCTCGAGAGTGGATTTAACCGAACAAGAAAAGTATCAGCACGTAAATCTTGAAAAAGGCTATGAAGGAGAGGTGAAATTTGACCAACTTGCGGAAAGTTTACTAGAGGAAAGGTACGTTATAAATGATCTATTACTAGAAGTCAACAATTCCTATTTTCAAATTGATACTTTACTTATCTCACAAACAGTTATTCATCTTTTAGATATAAAAAACTATCAAGGAGATTACTACATAGAGGGCGACAAGCTTTATTCAGTTACTACTAGACGTGAATGTAAGAATCCTATAGACCAATTCAAAAGAAGTGCAACATTGTTTCGCCAACTACTCCAAAAGCTCGAGATGAACTACCACGTAGAGGCCACCGTAATCTTCATTAACCCTGAGTTCACCCTATATCAAGCTCCTCTAGAACTGCCTATAGTTTTTCCAACCCAAGTCAATCGCTTTTTAAAAGATCTCAATAACACACCATCTAAGTTAAACAATAAGCATCAACAACTATCTCAGAAACTACTATCCTTGCATCAGATTAATAACCCACACTCGAAGTTTCCTAGGTATACTTATGAGCAGTTGAGAAAGGGAGCTTTTTGTAATAGTTGCAGATCCTTGCTTTTATCAAAAACACAACAGTATTTTCTATGTACAAAATGTGGTAGCCATGAAAAGATCGAACAGGCTATATTGAGGAATATAGAAGAATTTAAAGTACTCTTTCCTGAACGATTGATTACTACCCAAAACATCCATGATTGGTGTGAGGTCGATTTAAATAAAAAAACCATTTGCAGGATATTGAAGAAACATTACACTCCATATGGGGTTTCGAAGGATACTTATTATAAGTAA
- a CDS encoding NAD(P)/FAD-dependent oxidoreductase, producing MNEAECFDVTIIGGGPAGLYSAFYSGLREMKTKIIEFQPQLGGKIHIYPEKMIWDVGGLTPTPGAKLIEQLVKQGLTFNPTVVLNERVTSISKNELGLFELRAASGNVHFSKTVIVAVGSGILKPQKLHIEGAERYEVSNLHYTVKSLKYFKDKTVIISGGGNAAIDWANELEPVAKKVYLTHRRENLSGHEAQVTQLLNSSVECLFSTSITKLIASGNQEVINKVELTHKETGEVSHLEIDEVVINHGFEQDTSLLEQSECDIHLLDNYYIAATSSSQSSVEGLYAAGDIVKYDGKVNLIAGAFQDAANAVNKAKQYIQPDASEAAMVSSHNEVFKKRNRELVQELIR from the coding sequence ATGAATGAAGCGGAATGCTTTGATGTAACTATTATTGGCGGTGGACCTGCTGGTCTCTATTCGGCTTTTTATAGTGGACTTAGAGAGATGAAAACAAAGATTATAGAATTTCAACCTCAACTAGGTGGAAAAATTCATATTTATCCTGAAAAAATGATCTGGGATGTTGGAGGATTAACTCCTACCCCAGGAGCAAAACTGATCGAACAACTAGTAAAGCAAGGCTTAACCTTTAATCCAACAGTTGTCCTAAATGAGCGAGTTACGTCCATTTCAAAGAATGAATTAGGCCTTTTTGAATTGCGTGCGGCTTCTGGTAATGTTCACTTCTCCAAGACAGTAATTGTTGCGGTTGGTAGCGGAATCCTTAAACCTCAAAAGCTACATATAGAAGGAGCTGAGCGTTATGAAGTATCTAACCTACATTACACCGTTAAGTCACTAAAATATTTTAAAGATAAGACGGTCATTATCTCCGGTGGTGGGAACGCAGCAATTGACTGGGCAAATGAATTAGAACCTGTTGCGAAAAAAGTATATTTAACACACCGTAGAGAGAACTTATCCGGCCATGAAGCCCAGGTTACACAGCTTTTAAATAGTTCAGTAGAATGTTTATTCAGTACATCCATTACTAAATTAATAGCTTCAGGCAATCAGGAAGTTATTAATAAGGTAGAGTTAACACATAAAGAAACGGGTGAAGTAAGTCACTTGGAAATCGATGAAGTCGTTATAAATCATGGATTTGAACAAGACACCTCTCTACTTGAACAGAGTGAGTGTGATATTCACTTACTAGATAATTACTATATAGCTGCAACGTCTTCTAGCCAATCCTCTGTCGAAGGACTTTATGCTGCAGGAGATATTGTAAAATATGACGGAAAGGTCAATCTAATAGCAGGTGCCTTTCAAGATGCAGCTAATGCAGTGAACAAGGCAAAGCAATACATTCAACCAGATGCTTCAGAAGCGGCGATGGTCTCTTCTCATAATGAAGTATTTAAGAAAAGAAATCGTGAACTTGTTCAAGAACTAATTAGATAA
- a CDS encoding ABC transporter ATP-binding protein: MVRLYTKDLNVSYDDRLIVKNLSIEIPDKKITTIIGSNGCGKSTLLKAMTRIISHQSGTIILDGESIAKENTKLLAKKMAILPQNPESASGLTVGELVSYGRFPYQKGFGRLTKKDLEVIDWALEVTGTEFFKYHPVDALSGGQRQRVWIAMALAQETEMIFLDEPTTYLDMAHQLEILELLQKLNHDQQRTIVMVLHDLNHAARFADHIIALKYGQIVKTGNAEEVITHEVLKEVFQIDAQIGLDPRTHKPMCMTYNLLKGEDKHEKTIPSYPTTLASS; the protein is encoded by the coding sequence ATGGTACGCCTTTATACAAAGGATTTAAATGTTAGCTATGACGATCGATTAATAGTTAAGAATCTTAGTATCGAAATTCCTGATAAGAAGATTACGACCATTATTGGATCAAATGGCTGTGGGAAATCGACTCTCTTAAAAGCGATGACTCGTATTATTTCACATCAGTCAGGAACGATCATTCTTGATGGAGAAAGCATAGCAAAAGAAAATACGAAACTGTTGGCAAAGAAGATGGCTATTCTTCCACAAAATCCTGAGAGTGCAAGTGGATTGACTGTCGGAGAACTAGTGTCTTATGGACGTTTTCCATACCAGAAGGGATTTGGCCGATTAACGAAGAAGGATCTTGAAGTCATTGATTGGGCACTTGAGGTCACTGGAACAGAATTCTTCAAATATCATCCTGTTGACGCACTTTCGGGTGGGCAACGTCAACGAGTTTGGATCGCAATGGCCTTGGCTCAGGAAACTGAGATGATCTTTTTGGATGAACCAACAACTTACTTAGATATGGCTCATCAGCTTGAAATCTTGGAATTATTGCAAAAGCTAAACCATGACCAGCAGAGAACAATTGTTATGGTGCTACATGATTTAAACCATGCTGCCCGGTTCGCTGATCATATTATCGCGCTTAAGTACGGTCAAATTGTTAAAACAGGTAATGCTGAAGAGGTTATTACTCATGAGGTACTTAAGGAAGTATTCCAAATTGATGCTCAAATAGGTTTAGATCCTAGAACGCATAAACCAATGTGTATGACGTACAACTTACTTAAAGGAGAAGACAAACATGAAAAAACTATTCCTTCCTATCCTACTACTCTTGCTAGCTCTTAG
- a CDS encoding iron-hydroxamate ABC transporter substrate-binding protein — MKKLFLPILLLLLALSLAACGTAKEETQGTDEKNANEEVANKEESKEEAVSETRTYESENGPVEVPTNPQRVIVLATYTGNVLALDVPLVGVDAWSKMNPRYELEGIEEVTDESLEKIIELEPDLIIGLSTMKNVDKLKEIAPVVTYTYGKLDYLTQHLEIAKLLNKEEEAQGWIDDFKKRSAEAGEQIKAKIGEDATVSVIENFDKELYVFGDNWARGTEILYQEMKLNMPEKVKEMALEPGFYSLSLEVLPEFAGDYLIVSKGAETETSFMESETFKNIPAVKNNQMYMVNSNEFYFNDPITLEFQLQFFIDSFLGN; from the coding sequence ATGAAAAAACTATTCCTTCCTATCCTACTACTCTTGCTAGCTCTTAGTTTAGCTGCTTGCGGTACAGCGAAAGAAGAAACACAGGGTACAGATGAAAAGAATGCAAATGAAGAAGTAGCAAATAAAGAAGAATCAAAAGAAGAAGCAGTTTCAGAAACAAGAACGTATGAATCAGAAAATGGACCAGTTGAAGTTCCGACAAACCCACAACGTGTAATTGTTCTTGCAACATACACAGGAAATGTATTGGCTTTAGATGTTCCACTTGTTGGGGTTGATGCTTGGTCGAAGATGAATCCTCGTTATGAATTAGAGGGCATTGAAGAAGTTACAGATGAAAGCTTAGAAAAGATTATTGAATTAGAGCCAGATTTAATTATCGGTCTTTCCACAATGAAAAACGTAGATAAATTAAAAGAAATTGCTCCTGTAGTGACATACACTTATGGAAAATTAGATTACTTAACACAACACTTAGAGATTGCTAAACTCTTAAATAAAGAAGAAGAAGCGCAAGGCTGGATTGATGATTTCAAGAAGCGTTCTGCTGAAGCTGGAGAGCAAATTAAAGCGAAAATCGGTGAAGATGCAACTGTATCAGTTATCGAGAACTTTGATAAAGAGCTTTATGTTTTTGGAGACAACTGGGCACGTGGAACAGAAATTCTTTATCAAGAAATGAAGTTAAATATGCCAGAAAAAGTAAAAGAAATGGCACTAGAGCCAGGATTCTACTCATTATCTCTAGAAGTTCTACCTGAGTTTGCTGGGGATTACCTAATTGTAAGTAAAGGTGCAGAAACGGAAACATCTTTCATGGAGTCAGAAACATTTAAGAACATTCCTGCTGTAAAAAACAATCAAATGTATATGGTTAACTCGAATGAGTTTTACTTCAATGATCCAATTACACTTGAGTTTCAATTACAATTCTTTATTGACTCATTTTTAGGTAATTAA
- a CDS encoding iron ABC transporter permease — translation MNNHIHSIPFSFKFIAGCIVLVCTFFISMVFGAADTSIHEVWLALTSTVKTDTIIMLREIRLPREIAAVFVGAGLSVAGAIMQGVTRNPLADPSLLGLTAGANAALALVIALMPTANYFAITIACFIGAAVGTIMVVSIGAAKKGGFSPFRIVLAGAAVSAFLYAIAEGIGLYFKITKEVSMWSAGGIIGTTWGQLQIIVPFIIVGILISIFLSRQLTILSLDEELAIGLGQNIRVVKYVLFIIVIMLAGASVALVGNLAFIGLMIPHIVRTIVGTDYRYILPMSAVCGATFLVLADTLGRNLNAPFETPVPAIVAMMGLPFFLFIVRKGGKAF, via the coding sequence ATGAATAATCACATCCATTCCATCCCATTTAGTTTTAAGTTTATAGCTGGCTGTATTGTTCTTGTGTGCACCTTCTTTATCTCGATGGTGTTTGGAGCAGCTGATACAAGTATACATGAGGTTTGGTTGGCACTTACGTCGACTGTAAAAACAGATACAATCATTATGCTTCGAGAAATACGATTGCCAAGAGAAATTGCCGCAGTATTTGTTGGGGCGGGGCTGTCTGTGGCGGGGGCTATCATGCAAGGAGTAACCCGAAATCCACTTGCAGATCCAAGTCTACTTGGATTAACAGCTGGAGCAAACGCAGCTTTAGCGTTAGTTATTGCCTTAATGCCTACAGCCAATTACTTCGCGATTACGATTGCCTGTTTTATTGGTGCTGCGGTTGGAACCATTATGGTTGTAAGTATTGGTGCAGCAAAAAAAGGTGGCTTTTCTCCTTTTCGAATTGTCTTAGCTGGTGCTGCGGTTTCAGCTTTTCTATATGCAATTGCAGAAGGGATTGGTCTTTATTTTAAAATTACTAAGGAAGTTTCCATGTGGAGTGCTGGAGGTATTATTGGTACTACGTGGGGGCAGCTTCAAATCATTGTTCCTTTCATCATAGTCGGCATTCTTATTTCTATATTTCTTTCAAGGCAGCTTACGATTCTTAGTTTAGATGAAGAGCTTGCTATTGGACTGGGACAAAATATTAGAGTTGTAAAATATGTTTTATTTATTATTGTAATTATGTTAGCAGGGGCGTCTGTGGCATTAGTTGGAAACTTAGCATTTATAGGATTAATGATTCCTCATATTGTTCGAACAATCGTTGGTACAGACTATCGTTACATATTGCCAATGTCAGCTGTTTGTGGAGCAACCTTCTTAGTGCTAGCAGATACACTTGGACGTAATTTAAATGCACCGTTTGAAACACCTGTTCCAGCAATTGTTGCGATGATGGGACTTCCATTCTTTCTCTTCATTGTTCGTAAAGGAGGGAAAGCATTCTAA
- a CDS encoding iron ABC transporter permease: MIHPNLIRKQRVTLLVMLALIIGTAIVSMGLGYSSVSFDRILPTLFGEGSFKERFVIFEIRLPRMLITILAGMALAVSGAILQGVTRNDLADPGIIGINAGAGVGVSLFFLYFPIDATSFIYLLPIVAFVGAFITAFFIYLFAYSRKVGLQPIRLILIGVGFSMALSGVMVVLISSSEREKVDFIARWLAGNIWGTDWPFIFALAPWLLVLIPLTLLKAHRLNLLSLSEPVAIGVGVQLERERLLLLVIAVALAASAVSVTGGIAFIGLMAPHIAKALVGPRNQLFLPIAILLGGWLLLLADTIGRNILEPEGIAAGIMTALIGAPYFIYLLLKQK, encoded by the coding sequence ATGATACATCCAAATCTGATCAGAAAGCAACGAGTAACTCTACTCGTTATGCTAGCTTTAATTATAGGAACAGCTATTGTTAGCATGGGGTTAGGCTATTCATCCGTATCTTTCGATCGTATACTCCCTACACTGTTTGGTGAGGGGTCGTTTAAAGAAAGATTTGTTATCTTTGAGATTCGTTTGCCTCGTATGCTCATTACCATTCTTGCAGGGATGGCGCTTGCTGTATCAGGTGCAATTTTACAAGGCGTTACGAGAAATGACCTTGCTGATCCGGGGATTATCGGAATAAATGCAGGTGCTGGTGTTGGAGTCTCATTATTCTTCTTGTATTTTCCAATTGATGCAACATCCTTTATCTATCTGCTCCCGATCGTTGCATTCGTCGGTGCATTCATAACTGCCTTTTTCATCTATTTATTTGCGTATAGTCGTAAAGTGGGATTGCAACCAATACGCTTAATTCTGATTGGTGTCGGTTTTTCGATGGCCTTATCAGGGGTAATGGTTGTTCTTATTTCTTCTTCTGAACGGGAAAAAGTAGACTTTATTGCTAGATGGCTTGCAGGGAATATATGGGGAACAGACTGGCCATTTATCTTTGCACTTGCACCTTGGCTACTTGTTTTAATTCCTTTAACACTACTAAAAGCACATCGCTTGAACTTATTATCTTTAAGTGAGCCAGTTGCTATTGGAGTTGGCGTACAACTTGAGAGAGAAAGACTCCTACTGTTAGTGATAGCAGTAGCCCTAGCTGCTTCAGCTGTTTCAGTAACAGGAGGCATTGCCTTTATTGGATTAATGGCTCCTCACATTGCAAAAGCACTTGTTGGACCACGAAATCAACTTTTTCTTCCAATAGCGATCTTGCTTGGTGGTTGGTTACTACTACTCGCAGATACGATTGGTCGAAATATTTTAGAACCTGAAGGCATTGCTGCAGGGATTATGACAGCACTTATTGGTGCTCCATATTTTATCTATCTTTTATTAAAACAAAAGTGA
- a CDS encoding DUF2975 domain-containing protein has product MKRSTIFLKIAVFLIGAPVLAACIFLLPMIAAEAFEAAKTGGELAYVVFGILIVMYVSTVPFYFALFQAFKLLSYIDKNLAFSELSVSALMKIKYCALTISGLYVLALPLVYIIAEWDDAPGLILIGMVIPGASLVIAVFAAVLQRLLQEAINIKSENDLTV; this is encoded by the coding sequence ATGAAACGTTCAACAATCTTTTTAAAAATAGCTGTTTTTCTTATTGGAGCTCCAGTTCTTGCTGCATGTATCTTTCTATTACCGATGATAGCGGCTGAAGCATTTGAAGCAGCAAAAACTGGTGGAGAACTGGCTTATGTCGTATTTGGCATTTTAATTGTAATGTATGTATCAACAGTACCGTTTTACTTTGCATTGTTTCAGGCGTTTAAGCTTCTAAGTTATATTGATAAGAACCTGGCGTTCTCGGAGTTATCTGTAAGTGCTCTTATGAAAATCAAATACTGTGCCCTTACTATTAGTGGTCTCTATGTGCTAGCATTACCATTGGTATATATCATAGCAGAGTGGGATGATGCACCTGGTCTAATATTAATCGGAATGGTTATCCCTGGAGCATCATTGGTTATTGCAGTCTTTGCAGCTGTTCTCCAACGACTTTTGCAAGAAGCGATTAATATAAAATCAGAAAACGATTTAACGGTCTGA
- a CDS encoding helix-turn-helix transcriptional regulator yields MAIIINIDVMLAKRKMSVTELSERVGITMANLSILKNGKAKAVRLSTLEAICKALDCQPGDILEYRSDEE; encoded by the coding sequence ATGGCGATTATTATAAATATTGATGTGATGTTAGCTAAAAGAAAAATGAGTGTAACAGAACTATCTGAACGAGTTGGAATTACAATGGCTAACTTATCTATACTGAAAAATGGAAAAGCAAAAGCAGTTCGGCTATCAACTTTAGAAGCAATTTGTAAGGCTTTAGATTGTCAACCTGGGGATATTTTAGAGTACAGAAGTGACGAAGAATAA
- a CDS encoding Dabb family protein has protein sequence MIQRTVLVKFAESTTQEQLVEVVNRFKALQNVLSGIVEIQAGLNIAEKSKEFQVMLMVRFENQAALDAYSTNEDHQAVAAFIREVGRVDSIGVDIEI, from the coding sequence ATGATCCAACGTACTGTATTAGTAAAATTTGCGGAAAGCACGACTCAGGAGCAACTTGTCGAAGTTGTTAACCGTTTCAAGGCTTTACAAAATGTGTTATCAGGAATAGTAGAAATTCAAGCTGGTCTAAATATAGCTGAAAAAAGTAAGGAGTTCCAAGTAATGCTTATGGTTCGCTTCGAGAATCAAGCTGCATTAGATGCATATTCTACTAACGAAGATCATCAGGCTGTTGCAGCGTTTATCCGTGAAGTTGGCCGTGTTGATAGTATCGGTGTAGATATCGAAATTTAA
- a CDS encoding GNAT family N-acetyltransferase, giving the protein MINLADKPTILGKKVILRPFTEDDIPYLEECMEDPEVIKLTGSSADLDRETFLNWYRTRNETTDRLDLAIVDQFQGVLVGEVVLNLYDEEKQSMNFRILIGPRGRNRGLGTESTELILDYIFANTKLNQITLSVFDFNPRAKFVYEKVGFVVESIDEKDLEFEGEWIDSINMKLTREAWKSR; this is encoded by the coding sequence ATGATAAACTTAGCTGATAAGCCAACTATTTTAGGCAAAAAGGTCATTCTTAGACCATTTACAGAGGATGATATTCCTTATTTAGAAGAATGTATGGAGGACCCTGAAGTCATAAAACTTACAGGAAGTTCAGCGGATCTTGATAGAGAAACGTTTTTGAATTGGTATAGAACAAGAAATGAAACAACAGACCGATTGGATCTTGCCATTGTAGACCAATTTCAGGGCGTGTTGGTGGGAGAAGTAGTTCTTAATCTGTATGATGAAGAAAAACAAAGTATGAACTTTAGGATTCTGATTGGACCTAGAGGCAGAAACCGAGGATTGGGAACCGAATCGACGGAACTTATACTTGATTACATTTTTGCTAACACAAAGTTAAATCAAATTACCTTAAGTGTATTTGATTTTAATCCAAGAGCAAAGTTTGTCTACGAAAAGGTAGGCTTTGTTGTAGAGAGTATAGATGAAAAAGACCTGGAATTTGAAGGTGAATGGATTGATTCAATTAATATGAAATTAACAAGGGAAGCTTGGAAGAGTAGATAG
- a CDS encoding dihydrodipicolinate synthase family protein yields MLKEAFHIAVPTAFFEDESINIEGTIAHINYLYKQGVKSVLVSGSTGEQHSLNLKEKVELLDRLVLEDELITNMEILFGVSSIRQKEAEELAKKIQPTKISGILLGFPPYVLPTQEEALVYATTIIHLCNKPTILYNNPKRTGFDLSVNSIIQLSLSELVVGLKEAGQREKVKQLKNNIERSNFYYYAGGEVELEEKIQQGFDRLSSIGGNISPLEILHWFTNILANKAITQHERDKIESTIHQIYNGSPLVNLKKSINEQGIQMGICRSPIGNL; encoded by the coding sequence ATGCTAAAAGAAGCATTTCACATTGCTGTGCCAACTGCATTTTTTGAAGATGAATCTATCAATATCGAGGGAACAATAGCTCATATAAACTATCTGTATAAACAAGGTGTAAAGTCTGTTCTTGTTTCGGGTTCAACAGGTGAACAGCATAGTCTGAACTTAAAAGAGAAAGTTGAACTACTTGATAGGTTAGTCTTGGAAGATGAACTTATTACTAATATGGAAATACTATTTGGAGTGTCTTCCATTAGACAAAAAGAGGCAGAAGAACTAGCTAAAAAGATCCAACCTACTAAAATATCAGGGATTTTGCTTGGGTTTCCACCATATGTCTTACCGACTCAGGAAGAGGCTTTAGTTTATGCAACAACTATTATTCATCTTTGTAATAAGCCTACTATTCTATATAATAACCCCAAACGAACGGGATTTGATTTATCCGTAAATAGTATTATTCAATTAAGTCTATCTGAATTAGTAGTGGGATTAAAGGAAGCTGGACAAAGAGAAAAGGTCAAACAGCTAAAAAACAATATTGAGAGAAGTAATTTCTATTATTATGCTGGTGGAGAAGTGGAGTTAGAAGAAAAAATACAACAAGGATTTGACCGTCTTTCTTCAATCGGGGGAAATATCTCTCCACTGGAAATTCTCCATTGGTTTACTAACATCCTTGCTAATAAAGCTATTACTCAACATGAAAGAGATAAGATAGAATCAACTATTCATCAAATTTATAATGGGTCTCCTTTAGTAAATTTGAAGAAGAGTATTAATGAACAGGGTATTCAAATGGGGATATGTAGAAGCCCAATTGGAAACTTATAA
- a CDS encoding alpha/beta hydrolase has product MEMHYRTWGDPKKPTILLLHALACHNGWWKWVAPYLEKEFYLVAPDLRGHGTSPWADRYSFEDYAMDIEELARTFEGPYAIVGHSMGGYVGLAVASRGVCPPSALLIADMKIDSPDEELAGLHKAAQKSGRTYETLHDAVANYKLLPPKHTAPMERVEQIAKECYHQLEDGHWGERFDRRALAIENVESIALARQVSCPTWIVRAKESLVMPAEGAEELARITDGQLHEMEGAYHHLPLEVPEAFAALIRHFMAQTK; this is encoded by the coding sequence ATGGAGATGCATTATCGAACGTGGGGAGACCCAAAAAAGCCAACCATACTACTACTACATGCCCTTGCTTGTCATAATGGCTGGTGGAAATGGGTAGCACCTTATTTAGAAAAGGAGTTTTACTTAGTTGCTCCGGATTTACGTGGTCACGGTACGAGCCCTTGGGCGGATAGGTATAGCTTCGAGGATTACGCAATGGATATAGAAGAACTAGCTAGAACATTCGAAGGACCTTATGCCATCGTGGGGCACTCAATGGGTGGATACGTTGGATTAGCAGTAGCTAGCCGGGGAGTTTGTCCTCCTTCAGCTTTACTGATCGCTGATATGAAAATCGACTCTCCAGACGAAGAGTTAGCAGGTCTACATAAAGCTGCTCAAAAGAGTGGACGTACATATGAGACTCTTCATGATGCTGTGGCTAATTATAAATTACTGCCACCAAAGCATACAGCCCCAATGGAACGGGTAGAGCAAATTGCCAAGGAGTGTTATCATCAATTGGAAGATGGACACTGGGGAGAGCGGTTTGATCGACGTGCGTTAGCGATTGAAAATGTTGAATCAATTGCACTTGCTAGGCAGGTTAGCTGCCCAACCTGGATTGTACGAGCGAAGGAAAGTCTAGTTATGCCGGCTGAGGGTGCCGAAGAACTCGCTCGTATCACCGATGGTCAACTGCATGAGATGGAAGGGGCCTATCACCACTTACCATTGGAAGTACCCGAAGCTTTTGCTGCTCTAATTCGTCATTTTATGGCGCAGACTAAATAA
- a CDS encoding DUF3231 family protein, giving the protein MYHNPKLVSTELSLLWTTYIQDSLAQYILKHFGLTTEDSELKPIITFALECSRQHLNEIVDIFTKENLPIPKAFSYEDLNSDAQKLFPDMHMYRYLNHMARGGLTNYAFGLSTSVRSDIRQLASKWLTHADKLYNLAIDAMLKKGILVRSPAMAYPTESEFVQKAHFFTDGFVDEDRPLLSVEIAHLGTNIEANLVVATTLLGFSQIASEPKLKNILYRGYQISKKHAEVFSSILRKEGVHAPSGWDSELTDSTATTFSDYLIVNNVASMMSIGISNYGTSVGASLRRDLGINYARLIAELGLYAEDLEELMIKHQWMEKPPQILNRKELTKDS; this is encoded by the coding sequence ATGTATCACAATCCTAAACTTGTTTCGACTGAGCTTTCACTATTATGGACTACATACATTCAAGATTCTCTTGCTCAATACATATTAAAACACTTCGGTTTAACGACAGAGGATTCCGAACTAAAGCCAATCATTACATTTGCACTAGAGTGTTCAAGGCAACACCTAAACGAAATAGTCGATATTTTCACTAAAGAAAACCTCCCTATCCCGAAAGCATTTAGTTATGAAGATTTGAACAGTGATGCTCAAAAACTATTTCCAGATATGCATATGTATCGTTATCTTAATCATATGGCTCGTGGTGGACTCACCAATTATGCTTTTGGTTTATCAACTTCCGTAAGAAGTGATATCCGCCAATTGGCTAGTAAATGGCTTACTCATGCAGACAAATTATATAATTTAGCTATTGATGCAATGTTAAAAAAGGGAATTTTAGTGAGAAGTCCAGCTATGGCTTATCCTACTGAGAGTGAATTTGTGCAAAAAGCACATTTTTTCACTGACGGTTTCGTAGATGAAGATCGGCCATTACTGTCAGTAGAAATTGCTCATCTTGGCACAAATATCGAAGCCAATCTTGTTGTTGCAACAACTTTACTTGGATTTAGTCAAATTGCAAGTGAACCTAAGTTAAAAAATATTCTTTACAGAGGATATCAAATCTCGAAGAAACACGCAGAGGTGTTCTCTTCTATTTTGCGCAAAGAAGGGGTTCATGCACCTTCAGGTTGGGATAGTGAGCTAACAGATTCAACAGCTACAACCTTTTCAGACTATCTCATTGTGAATAATGTTGCTTCCATGATGAGTATTGGGATTAGTAATTATGGGACGTCTGTTGGAGCAAGCTTGAGAAGGGATTTAGGGATCAACTATGCAAGGTTGATAGCTGAACTAGGACTGTATGCAGAAGACCTTGAGGAATTAATGATTAAACATCAATGGATGGAAAAACCACCACAAATTTTGAACCGTAAGGAATTAACAAAAGACAGTTAA
- a CDS encoding GNAT family N-acetyltransferase, translating into MVKNYQVLLNTTPTLEEYIYLCSSVGWKDYMNFEVAEMSLQNSIYSVIIKDQDEIIGMGRIVGDGAIYFYIQDIVVHPNYQGNGLGKEIMELLMSYIKEEAPNKAFVGLFASEGKGHFYERFDFKDYSPNMTGMFKVNIK; encoded by the coding sequence ATGGTTAAAAACTATCAAGTTTTACTAAACACCACTCCAACATTAGAAGAATATATTTATTTATGCTCTAGTGTAGGATGGAAGGATTATATGAATTTCGAAGTAGCAGAAATGTCACTTCAGAACTCTATCTATTCTGTTATCATTAAAGATCAAGACGAAATCATTGGAATGGGTAGAATCGTAGGGGATGGTGCCATCTACTTCTATATCCAAGACATTGTTGTTCATCCGAATTATCAAGGTAATGGACTTGGTAAAGAAATTATGGAATTATTAATGAGTTATATTAAAGAAGAAGCGCCTAATAAAGCGTTTGTAGGTCTATTTGCTTCTGAAGGTAAAGGACACTTCTATGAAAGATTTGATTTTAAAGATTACTCACCTAATATGACGGGGATGTTTAAAGTTAACATAAAATAG